A stretch of Blautia liquoris DNA encodes these proteins:
- a CDS encoding carbohydrate kinase family protein: protein MMNPDRAESECLQGFGLKDLPSRKEEIRSKKLIVGYDGFIDTTVRPIKRTATDTAPAQMFDDIAEFGSFLTSKAGMSCSVELEVESRHPGGNMPYLLTCAGTLGLDVTGIGMMGDGGHVDELFSGLPGKLYSFAPSADSTCMEFRDGKVLLAPSYTLNDDGWKLVMEATKNQAPAWIRESDLLALVNWSELSFSHRLWENTYEHTLAEAVADKDKYVFFDLCDIARKTDDEIRGVLELIARFSTKRTTILSANENEILLLGRAVTLKTKSLEEIGRELCKQYKMDEILIHTRMESLLITNQGVCRKSSIFVEHPVISTGAGDHFNAASCLAAVMRLDEEQRLEFANQVTSLYIRTGKTPSLEQAVKNQT from the coding sequence ATGATGAACCCCGATAGGGCCGAATCCGAATGTTTGCAGGGTTTCGGCCTAAAGGACCTGCCTTCAAGAAAAGAAGAGATAAGATCAAAAAAGCTGATTGTGGGGTACGATGGCTTTATCGATACGACGGTGCGTCCGATTAAGCGGACGGCGACAGATACGGCACCAGCACAGATGTTTGACGATATCGCGGAGTTTGGAAGTTTTCTGACCAGCAAAGCGGGGATGAGTTGTTCTGTGGAATTAGAGGTGGAGTCGCGTCATCCGGGCGGAAATATGCCTTATCTTTTAACATGTGCCGGGACGCTGGGGCTTGATGTGACTGGAATCGGTATGATGGGAGACGGCGGTCATGTAGATGAACTTTTCTCTGGTCTGCCCGGAAAACTGTATTCCTTTGCACCTTCGGCTGACTCGACCTGTATGGAGTTTCGTGACGGAAAAGTTCTGCTTGCTCCATCGTATACCTTAAATGACGATGGCTGGAAACTAGTCATGGAAGCCACAAAAAATCAGGCACCTGCATGGATCCGGGAGTCGGATCTTCTGGCACTGGTAAACTGGAGTGAGCTTTCATTCTCCCATCGGCTGTGGGAGAATACGTATGAACATACTTTGGCAGAGGCAGTGGCAGACAAGGACAAATATGTGTTCTTTGATCTCTGTGATATTGCAAGAAAGACAGACGATGAGATCAGAGGAGTCCTAGAGCTAATCGCCCGCTTTTCAACAAAACGAACAACAATCTTGAGTGCCAATGAAAATGAAATATTGCTGCTTGGACGTGCTGTGACTCTCAAAACGAAGTCGTTGGAAGAGATCGGCCGTGAACTTTGTAAACAGTATAAGATGGATGAGATCTTGATCCACACACGCATGGAAAGCCTGCTGATCACCAATCAGGGAGTATGCAGGAAGAGCAGTATTTTCGTAGAGCACCCTGTTATATCCACGGGTGCAGGTGATCACTTCAATGCGGCATCCTGTCTGGCTGCAGTGATGCGTCTGGACGAAGAACAGCGTCTGGAATTTGCCAATCAGGTGACAAGTCTGTACA
- a CDS encoding cupin domain-containing protein, producing the protein MFVYNKEVTATDCEPGVTRKVLAYTDEIMMCELHFEKGAKGNWHSHPHHQITYIAKGSFEFTIGDETKVVSKGDSVYMPQNVGHGVTCVEEGMLVDVFSPMRKDFL; encoded by the coding sequence ATGTTTGTATATAATAAAGAAGTAACGGCAACAGACTGCGAGCCTGGCGTAACGAGAAAGGTTCTGGCATACACCGATGAGATTATGATGTGTGAGCTTCACTTTGAAAAAGGAGCAAAAGGCAACTGGCACTCTCATCCACATCATCAGATCACCTATATTGCAAAAGGAAGCTTTGAGTTTACAATTGGCGATGAGACAAAGGTGGTAAGCAAAGGGGACAGCGTATATATGCCTCAGAATGTTGGACATGGTGTGACATGCGTGGAAGAAGGCATGCTTGTCGATGTTTTCAGCCCCATGAGGAAAGACTTCCTATGA
- a CDS encoding carbohydrate ABC transporter permease: protein MSNDHAVYSTKSKIVHGIIWILMALLALVTIFPVLYIVLGSFKENAELLVGGSNIFPTKWVFTNYIDAWRQANFAVYTMNSVFLALGVMVLSLVSSTMAGYVFSRRKFKGKELLYNLFVMFMFINVGSVSLRPLFELAVKVKMNQSLWSVIIISAGTGQATYIFLCRGFMASLPMELDEAAKIDGCTFFQTFRMVIMPLLKPAMATIALLSFRQGWNEYIIPLVFTMTNDKLRPLTVGVNMLKNAGDGTAAWNIMFAGATIAIIPMLLIYCFFSRYFMNGMTAGAVKG from the coding sequence ATGTCAAACGATCACGCTGTATATTCCACGAAAAGCAAAATAGTACACGGAATCATATGGATTTTGATGGCACTTCTGGCGCTTGTCACGATCTTCCCTGTATTATATATCGTGTTAGGATCTTTTAAAGAGAATGCGGAACTGCTTGTCGGCGGTTCCAATATTTTCCCGACCAAATGGGTATTTACAAATTATATCGACGCATGGAGACAGGCGAACTTTGCCGTGTATACGATGAACAGTGTGTTTCTGGCACTGGGTGTCATGGTTCTGTCACTGGTCAGTTCAACCATGGCCGGCTATGTCTTCTCAAGGAGAAAATTTAAGGGAAAGGAACTCCTTTACAACCTGTTTGTCATGTTTATGTTTATCAATGTGGGTTCTGTATCACTTCGTCCTTTGTTCGAACTCGCTGTAAAAGTGAAGATGAATCAGAGTCTTTGGTCTGTTATCATCATCTCTGCCGGAACTGGGCAGGCTACTTATATCTTCTTATGCAGGGGATTCATGGCATCCCTTCCCATGGAGTTAGATGAAGCGGCAAAGATCGACGGATGCACATTCTTCCAGACATTTCGTATGGTAATCATGCCTCTTTTAAAGCCGGCGATGGCTACCATTGCGCTGCTCTCCTTCCGGCAGGGATGGAATGAATATATCATTCCCCTTGTATTTACCATGACAAATGATAAATTGAGACCTTTGACGGTCGGTGTCAATATGCTGAAAAACGCGGGTGACGGGACAGCAGCATGGAATATTATGTTCGCCGGTGCTACCATAGCAATCATACCAATGCTGTTGATCTACTGTTTCTTCAGCAGATACTTTATGAATGGCATGACGGCGGGAGCCGTCAAAGGATGA
- a CDS encoding carbohydrate ABC transporter permease, producing the protein MKKRKKFTKDSFVSGAMLTPALVLLCICSIYPFLWMFRYINYDYNGFTATYTGSRNFVRMLHDTTFWQSVGHTFEYAFYKIIFIIPLSLIVAVVLNSRLKGRNILRSIYFMPTIISTAISGMIFAFIFATQNGILNEVLKSMHLIKQPIQWISSQDHVMAAITIMALWGGFGNYMLYFTTGMSGISEDVYESVKIDGANGIQTFFHITLPMLSPVLKIILMLAITSAFKDYEAIMVLSQGGPGNRSMVMFLYIYNLIFGGQGTSSQPQIGYGALLSLVAAVIVGAVTIVYLRISRKLDDVM; encoded by the coding sequence TTGAAAAAAAGAAAAAAATTCACGAAGGATAGTTTTGTCTCTGGTGCGATGCTGACTCCTGCACTTGTGCTCTTATGTATCTGTTCTATCTATCCATTCTTGTGGATGTTCCGGTATATCAATTATGATTATAACGGGTTCACTGCTACCTATACAGGCAGCAGGAACTTTGTCCGGATGCTGCATGATACGACTTTCTGGCAGAGTGTGGGACATACCTTTGAATATGCATTTTACAAGATCATCTTTATCATTCCGTTGTCACTGATTGTCGCAGTCGTGCTGAATTCACGGTTGAAGGGAAGAAATATTCTCCGAAGCATCTATTTTATGCCGACGATTATCAGTACGGCGATATCTGGCATGATATTCGCATTTATCTTTGCGACGCAAAATGGGATTTTGAATGAAGTGTTAAAAAGTATGCATCTCATCAAACAGCCGATCCAGTGGATCAGCAGCCAGGACCATGTGATGGCGGCCATAACAATCATGGCACTCTGGGGCGGTTTTGGTAACTATATGTTGTATTTTACAACCGGAATGAGCGGAATATCGGAAGATGTCTATGAGTCAGTAAAGATTGATGGTGCGAATGGAATTCAGACTTTCTTCCATATTACACTGCCGATGCTCTCACCGGTGCTGAAGATTATTCTTATGCTGGCGATCACGAGTGCCTTCAAAGATTATGAGGCAATTATGGTATTATCTCAGGGAGGACCTGGAAACAGATCTATGGTAATGTTCCTGTATATCTATAACCTGATCTTTGGTGGTCAGGGGACATCAAGTCAGCCTCAGATAGGATATGGAGCTCTGTTAAGTCTGGTTGCAGCAGTGATTGTAGGTGCTGTGACAATCGTATATCTGAGAATTTCCAGGAAACTTGATGATGTGATGTAA
- a CDS encoding ABC transporter substrate-binding protein, with protein sequence MKKRVLTVLLSAVMALTMTGCGGTKTDESGKSSDSKENSSAISGQSTEKVTKGKAPKGAKTIEVWSEDRHDLDYIESMIDNYNKTNEDGIFINLTIISDDYENMVKLAIDSGTAPDIVGANAFPLFKFIDNDLFVPLNDYIDADQEYQKVNEPYEHSYEGANAHDGKIYHVYSGMRSGVRVEYNKDLLAKDGYDEIPAKLSDYIDMAKDVTEKGNGDVYGIGFTSASPFERLLEMSAQVSGIYYYDYTKGKFDFSGYKEILEQGKRFMTENIAYPDQQGVDNMRALFAQGKFALWSNASQEAGVFTQQIPIDKFEWGVAQVPSLTGEIKGALQTTPSKSYAILSSSKQKDLAWKVISYFQSEEFTKGYLEKGYCLPITDYMDGIIDKSKTGRLADFSMLDYESVYPTVPNVNLTGDDYRTVLWNAVMGYVEIDDAIKDLNTRYNEALDADVKAGNSKRLVISDYDPMHPDKGTVSYKEK encoded by the coding sequence ATGAAAAAGAGAGTACTCACTGTCCTGCTGTCCGCTGTGATGGCGCTGACGATGACTGGCTGCGGCGGCACTAAGACAGACGAATCAGGAAAGAGTTCAGATTCAAAAGAAAACAGCAGTGCCATTAGCGGCCAATCAACAGAAAAGGTGACGAAAGGCAAGGCACCAAAAGGAGCAAAAACCATCGAGGTATGGTCAGAAGACAGACATGATCTGGATTATATTGAATCCATGATTGACAACTACAATAAGACAAATGAAGATGGAATTTTTATCAACCTGACGATCATCTCTGATGACTATGAGAACATGGTCAAACTTGCAATTGACAGTGGAACAGCCCCTGATATCGTGGGAGCGAATGCATTTCCGCTGTTCAAATTCATCGACAATGATCTGTTCGTGCCTCTCAACGACTATATAGATGCCGATCAGGAATATCAGAAGGTAAATGAACCCTACGAGCACTCTTATGAAGGAGCAAATGCTCATGACGGCAAGATTTATCATGTTTACAGTGGTATGAGATCCGGTGTTCGTGTGGAATACAATAAAGATCTGCTTGCAAAAGACGGTTATGACGAGATTCCTGCCAAACTTTCTGATTATATAGATATGGCGAAAGACGTCACAGAAAAAGGAAATGGAGATGTCTACGGAATTGGATTTACTTCTGCATCACCGTTTGAAAGACTCCTCGAGATGTCTGCACAGGTATCCGGAATCTACTATTATGATTATACAAAAGGGAAATTTGATTTCAGCGGATATAAAGAGATTCTGGAACAGGGTAAACGCTTTATGACCGAGAATATAGCATACCCGGATCAGCAGGGTGTCGACAATATGAGAGCTCTCTTTGCACAGGGAAAATTCGCTTTGTGGAGCAATGCTTCCCAAGAAGCAGGGGTCTTTACACAGCAGATTCCAATTGATAAGTTCGAATGGGGCGTTGCACAAGTTCCTTCTCTGACAGGAGAGATCAAAGGTGCCCTGCAGACAACACCGTCGAAATCCTATGCAATTCTTTCTTCTTCGAAACAGAAAGATCTGGCATGGAAAGTCATTTCGTATTTTCAGTCGGAAGAGTTTACAAAAGGCTACTTAGAGAAAGGCTATTGTCTCCCAATTACAGACTATATGGACGGGATCATCGACAAGAGCAAAACCGGAAGACTTGCAGACTTTTCAATGCTTGATTATGAATCCGTATATCCGACGGTTCCCAATGTCAATCTGACCGGAGATGACTACAGAACGGTTCTCTGGAATGCAGTTATGGGATATGTAGAGATTGATGATGCAATCAAAGATCTTAATACCCGCTATAACGAAGCTTTGGATGCTGATGTGAAGGCAGGAAATTCCAAGAGACTGGTGATCTCAGATTACGACCCAATGCATCCGGATAAAGGTACTGTAAGCTATAAGGAGAAATAA
- a CDS encoding response regulator transcription factor encodes MSENNLLFTAIIVDDEPSLLNGLKDSINWAQFHIDVIALASNGKDALKLIIENEPDIAIIDIRMPQMSGLEVIQAAKDAQMTTDFIILSGYDDFSYAKSAIRLGAKAYLLKPLNTDEFYNELFRICSKRIRSREADGSKGKLVYSESQNITFLRNIIDGKVLESGSIHQILLASGLKLADSFCYVLALSYESDLPQSKLDKTIYELNSHFRFERQKFWKYDDHKIIAIFNTSNTTPLQSAMKCLNLITEKDLPMPRIGVGDTVSGLSECSYSYNRALMALTYELYDRDCRIFTYEIICTVPPKITLSDIDYLPLVQAIVKKDLDGIESYCDQFVEKLLYVPMPPPNYVFSLCYAFFHLVENELSSFTKRELPRTADANELYQFRQLSLIRQWMVKSFTELSNYIDSVYGYSKILPAVFSRDDVVENTDDKIIKTAICYISQNIHQQLKVQDIAKQVHLSPSYFAIYFKNKTNVNFRTYLLWKKMEYARLRLMDPDSAINDIAYELGYGDSRSFSRAFKNINGISPSAFQEREGNKAKR; translated from the coding sequence ATGTCAGAAAACAATTTGCTTTTTACAGCCATTATCGTGGATGACGAGCCTTCACTCTTAAACGGATTAAAGGATTCCATCAACTGGGCTCAGTTTCATATCGATGTTATCGCTCTGGCGTCTAATGGAAAAGATGCCCTAAAGCTTATCATAGAAAATGAACCGGATATCGCCATCATTGATATCCGGATGCCCCAGATGAGCGGACTTGAAGTGATACAGGCGGCGAAAGATGCACAGATGACCACAGATTTCATCATATTAAGCGGATATGACGATTTTTCTTATGCAAAATCGGCAATTCGTCTTGGGGCAAAAGCATATTTATTAAAGCCTTTAAATACCGATGAATTCTATAATGAATTATTTCGCATCTGCTCAAAGCGGATCAGAAGCAGAGAAGCAGATGGGTCAAAAGGAAAACTTGTTTATTCGGAAAGTCAAAACATCACTTTTCTCAGAAATATAATAGACGGTAAGGTTTTGGAATCTGGCAGTATTCATCAGATTCTTCTGGCTTCCGGACTGAAACTGGCAGACTCTTTTTGTTATGTTCTGGCCTTATCTTATGAGTCGGATCTGCCGCAGTCAAAGCTTGACAAAACAATCTATGAATTAAACAGTCACTTTCGTTTCGAGAGACAGAAATTCTGGAAGTATGATGATCACAAGATCATCGCCATTTTCAATACCTCCAACACAACGCCTCTTCAAAGTGCGATGAAATGTCTGAATCTGATCACGGAAAAGGATCTTCCTATGCCCAGAATCGGAGTTGGGGATACCGTCTCCGGTTTGTCCGAATGTTCCTACTCTTACAACCGTGCATTGATGGCTTTGACCTACGAGCTTTACGACAGGGACTGTCGGATCTTCACCTATGAGATCATCTGCACCGTTCCTCCGAAAATCACGCTGTCCGATATTGACTATCTCCCTTTGGTTCAGGCAATTGTAAAAAAGGATCTTGACGGAATCGAAAGTTACTGTGATCAGTTTGTCGAAAAGCTGCTCTATGTTCCAATGCCGCCTCCAAACTATGTTTTCAGCTTATGCTATGCATTTTTCCATCTGGTGGAGAATGAGTTGTCCTCTTTTACCAAGCGGGAACTTCCCAGAACTGCAGATGCCAATGAACTCTACCAGTTCAGACAACTGAGTCTGATCCGGCAGTGGATGGTCAAATCTTTTACGGAACTTTCCAACTATATAGACTCTGTCTATGGATATTCCAAGATCCTGCCGGCCGTATTCTCCAGGGATGATGTCGTTGAAAATACAGATGATAAGATTATCAAGACAGCCATTTGCTATATCAGCCAGAATATCCACCAGCAGCTGAAAGTTCAGGATATCGCAAAACAGGTTCACTTAAGTCCTTCGTATTTTGCAATCTATTTTAAGAATAAGACAAATGTCAATTTCAGGACCTACCTCCTGTGGAAAAAGATGGAATACGCCCGTCTGCGGCTTATGGATCCTGATTCTGCCATCAATGATATCGCTTATGAGTTGGGATATGGAGATTCGCGTTCTTTTTCCAGAGCTTTCAAAAATATCAACGGCATATCTCCTTCCGCATTCCAGGAAAGGGAAGGAAACAAAGCAAAGAGGTAA
- a CDS encoding sensor histidine kinase → MRNIIDKIRQTYDNKSLFHKIRMVICGLVISITFIVLLTSMAFYLHTNRERTGRLAQENTTNAANTIGLAYTTILEHFVETCGTDDFVSDLHILSDPEEAYTYKKSILQSELSSLAGCHYIVNSAILLSGDQTTYYSLYKNTLNVSGDFLSQKELDRISGITWLSKRKSPFLSRDDVIVVVFPVKADGYSSIRLTKGKEKSDAYVMILLDSKRLNTVITNAGADNTNGEFFISNQNGELLNPSDDPAIRKALDRPQRREFLQGLSTQKDNLSSLKTKNVSLYARNLEKSDLYLVNYVENEKISTLFGRSGILILAIALLMIIVLLALSFLLTRYITSPLNTLVNVVTQIGSDSYTKHIHVQTNDEMGQVFRAINSMHDTIQEQMQLIKKEEQEKYSAQVRVLSEQINPHFLYNTLDYVQLEVMNGHNTPAAEMIQYLVEYLRIGLSYGDETITIANEIKHVHSYIKIMNQRFSESIVFMYQIAPGLEKTMILKTILQPLVENSIKHGFSIDSGGVPVASPSIEIIFFRHADILNIEITDNGSGFDPQNVEKALQNGEPEDQTRRHVGIHNVYQRLCTYYGRENISFNLSSMPFYKNTILIHIHLSHQEKDESYI, encoded by the coding sequence ATGCGAAACATCATTGACAAGATCAGACAAACATACGACAACAAGAGTCTCTTTCATAAAATTCGGATGGTAATCTGCGGACTCGTAATCTCCATTACTTTCATCGTTCTTCTGACATCGATGGCTTTTTATTTACACACAAACCGGGAAAGAACCGGACGGCTGGCTCAGGAAAATACAACAAATGCTGCCAACACCATCGGTCTTGCATATACAACTATCCTAGAACACTTTGTAGAAACCTGCGGAACAGACGATTTCGTCTCTGATTTGCATATACTTTCCGATCCTGAAGAAGCTTATACCTACAAGAAGAGTATTCTGCAAAGTGAGTTGTCTTCTCTTGCAGGATGTCATTATATTGTAAATTCCGCAATTCTCCTGTCTGGGGACCAGACGACATACTACTCGCTATATAAGAATACACTGAACGTATCCGGTGATTTTCTCTCCCAAAAGGAACTGGATCGTATCAGTGGAATCACCTGGCTTTCCAAGAGGAAAAGTCCGTTCTTAAGCAGAGATGATGTGATTGTGGTAGTCTTTCCTGTCAAAGCGGATGGCTATTCCAGTATCCGCCTCACAAAAGGCAAAGAAAAAAGCGATGCCTATGTCATGATTCTTCTGGACAGTAAAAGGCTCAACACCGTGATTACTAACGCAGGAGCCGATAATACGAATGGTGAATTCTTTATATCAAACCAAAATGGTGAACTATTAAACCCTTCTGATGATCCGGCGATCCGAAAAGCACTTGACCGCCCACAGCGCAGGGAATTTCTACAAGGGTTGTCCACACAAAAGGATAATCTTTCAAGCCTGAAGACCAAAAATGTTTCTCTCTATGCCCGTAATCTGGAAAAGTCTGATTTATATCTGGTCAACTACGTTGAAAACGAAAAGATTTCAACTTTATTTGGCCGATCTGGAATACTGATTCTCGCCATCGCCTTACTGATGATTATTGTATTACTGGCACTTTCTTTTTTGCTGACACGATACATCACCAGCCCTTTGAATACTCTGGTGAATGTTGTAACCCAGATTGGGTCGGACAGCTATACGAAGCATATTCATGTTCAGACAAACGACGAGATGGGTCAGGTCTTCCGGGCCATTAACAGCATGCACGATACGATTCAGGAGCAAATGCAGCTGATCAAAAAGGAGGAACAGGAAAAATATAGTGCTCAGGTACGTGTCCTCTCCGAACAGATTAATCCGCATTTTTTGTATAATACCCTGGACTACGTTCAGCTGGAAGTGATGAATGGGCATAATACGCCGGCAGCAGAGATGATTCAATATCTGGTGGAATATCTGCGCATCGGATTGTCCTATGGAGATGAGACAATCACCATTGCAAATGAAATCAAGCATGTTCATTCCTATATCAAAATCATGAATCAGCGTTTTTCAGAGTCGATTGTTTTCATGTACCAGATTGCCCCGGGACTGGAAAAAACTATGATTCTCAAGACAATCCTTCAGCCCCTGGTAGAGAATTCGATCAAACATGGATTCAGTATTGATTCTGGCGGTGTACCCGTCGCATCTCCGTCGATTGAGATCATTTTCTTTCGCCATGCGGATATTCTCAATATCGAGATAACCGACAACGGGAGCGGCTTCGATCCCCAAAACGTCGAAAAGGCTCTCCAAAATGGAGAGCCCGAGGATCAGACAAGGAGACATGTAGGAATCCATAACGTCTATCAACGTCTTTGCACCTACTACGGAAGGGAAAACATCTCTTTTAATCTGTCTTCCATGCCTTTTTATAAGAATACAATCTTGATTCATATACACCTTTCCCATCAGGAAAAAGATGAAAGTTACATCTGA
- a CDS encoding ABC transporter ATP-binding protein: protein MAKKNRFDEDERLEEEFNINHLKRTFVYIGRRKKSMIMALLFSAVSSVCSLIPAKIIGYAVDHTIPNKDVRQLLLLALAVVVIVALSVTLAVIRARIMTRVGQDIIFDIRTDLFNKLQELPFTFYDSRPHGKILVRVINYVNNVSDMLSNGMINFVLEIFNIIFILIFMFTTSVKMTLIIFAGVPVLIAGLAMLKPRQRRAWQIVNNKGSNMNAYLQESINGVAISQNFVRQDENETIFDDLNLNNYESVMHAIKLAYWTTNMVDLISIVAISVMYMAGVAWIRPAITFGVLLVMADYAWRMWQPIINIANLYNQLLNTLSYLERIFEIIDEPVLLTDSEDAKELPPITGNVDFDDVTFCYDDGDENVLEHVDLHVKAGESIALVGPTGAGKSTIVNLLSRFYDVTGGSVKIDGKDVRDVTIHSLRSQMGVMQQDGFIFTGSVSDNVRYGRLDATQEEIEEACRTVFADEFIREMEQGYDTQVEDKESTLSQGQKQLVAFARTLIRDPKILILDEATSSIDTKTERLVQEGLDRLMDGRTTFVVAHRLSTIKNCDKILYIANKGIAEMGTHSELMKKRGFYYEMVTAQM, encoded by the coding sequence ATGGCTAAAAAGAATCGTTTTGACGAAGACGAACGCCTTGAAGAAGAGTTTAATATTAACCACCTGAAACGAACCTTTGTATACATAGGCAGAAGAAAAAAATCCATGATTATGGCACTCCTTTTTTCAGCTGTTTCATCGGTGTGTTCATTGATTCCCGCTAAAATCATAGGTTATGCCGTAGATCACACGATTCCGAATAAAGACGTCAGACAGCTTCTCCTGTTGGCCCTTGCTGTTGTGGTGATCGTAGCGCTCAGTGTTACGCTGGCAGTCATCCGTGCCAGAATTATGACCAGAGTAGGGCAGGACATCATCTTTGATATCCGGACGGATTTGTTTAATAAGCTGCAGGAACTTCCATTTACTTTCTATGATTCCCGCCCACATGGCAAGATATTGGTACGTGTCATCAATTATGTGAATAATGTTTCCGACATGCTCTCGAACGGAATGATCAACTTTGTACTCGAGATATTCAATATCATATTCATTCTGATCTTTATGTTTACAACCAGTGTGAAGATGACGCTGATCATATTCGCGGGTGTTCCGGTGCTGATTGCGGGGCTTGCGATGTTGAAACCGAGACAGAGAAGGGCATGGCAGATCGTGAACAACAAAGGTTCCAACATGAATGCCTATCTTCAGGAAAGCATCAATGGGGTCGCCATTTCCCAGAATTTTGTGCGTCAGGACGAGAACGAAACGATCTTCGATGACCTAAATCTGAATAACTATGAGTCAGTGATGCATGCAATCAAATTGGCTTACTGGACTACGAATATGGTAGACCTGATCTCGATTGTCGCAATCTCGGTCATGTACATGGCAGGTGTCGCGTGGATTCGCCCTGCAATTACATTTGGCGTACTGCTTGTGATGGCTGATTATGCATGGAGGATGTGGCAGCCGATTATCAATATTGCAAACCTGTATAACCAGCTGTTAAACACACTCTCATATCTGGAGAGAATTTTCGAGATTATCGATGAACCGGTACTTCTGACAGATTCCGAGGATGCAAAAGAGCTCCCGCCGATCACCGGAAATGTTGATTTTGACGATGTCACGTTCTGCTATGATGACGGAGATGAGAATGTTCTTGAGCACGTCGATCTCCATGTCAAAGCTGGAGAAAGTATCGCACTCGTCGGACCGACCGGTGCCGGGAAATCTACAATTGTGAATCTTCTGTCACGCTTTTATGATGTCACCGGCGGATCCGTGAAGATTGATGGGAAGGATGTCCGGGATGTGACGATTCATTCCCTCAGAAGTCAGATGGGCGTGATGCAGCAGGATGGATTTATCTTCACCGGCTCAGTCTCTGACAATGTTCGATACGGACGGCTGGATGCCACACAAGAAGAAATCGAAGAGGCCTGCAGGACGGTATTTGCAGATGAGTTCATCCGTGAGATGGAACAAGGTTATGATACTCAGGTTGAGGATAAAGAAAGCACTCTTTCACAAGGCCAAAAACAGCTCGTCGCATTTGCCAGAACCTTGATCCGGGATCCCAAGATTCTGATCTTAGATGAGGCAACCTCATCCATTGATACGAAAACCGAGCGTCTGGTTCAGGAAGGTCTCGACCGCCTGATGGACGGGAGGACTACATTTGTCGTGGCCCACAGACTTTCAACAATCAAAAACTGCGATAAAATTCTCTACATAGCCAATAAGGGAATCGCAGAGATGGGAACACACAGTGAGCTGATGAAAAAGAGAGGTTTCTACTACGAGATGGTGACAGCTCAGATGTAA